In Candidatus Nitrosotalea sinensis, the sequence ATGGAAGCATAATTACAATCAAGTGCACTGTCTGTAGTTTTAAAGACAAGATAACAACTGGATTTTCGCAGCTTCCTCCCTTGTGCAAGTGCGGCAACATGCTAAGGCCTGATGTTGTGTGGTTTGGCGAGGCTCTCCCACAAGATGTATGGGAGCATGCAATGAAACAAGCAAGTACATGCGATATCATGATAGTTGTTGGAACATCACTTGCAGTATCTCCTGCAAATTTGCTGCCCGTATATGCCAAGCAGAATGGTGCAACCATGGTAGAGGCGAACACAGACCCAACTCCCATGTCTGATATCATGGATATATCCTTGAGAGAATCAGCTGCAAGTGCCCTTCCAAGGCTTGTAAATATAGTATCAGGCTAGGATTTTAAAAAACGTCAAGAGGGTGTGACGGCGTGACCCTGTATAGGCAAAAGCATTCTCTTGCCGTTCGCACTGTTCTTGTGCTTAACTATGTACTGTTTTTCGCAGGGCCACGCAAATTCATTTGCCAGAATTTGCATCTTTCCGCATTACTTTAACTAGGGCATTGTCTTATTTAATAATTATTATGATTTTCTATATTGATTTCGAATTATTATTGTAAAATTTGTATATCACACCAGAATAATCAAGATTTTGCCTTGACATTATACTATTTATCATAATTTTATTCCAAAAGTTACTGTCTGGACTAGCAACGCAATACAGAGACCTTTAGGCCCCCCCCCCCTACTGTGACAATATTCCAGTTATGGTAGAGTTTTGCATGTTAGATGGAGCATATGCAGATGCATGTAATGTGCCATAGACAGTATTGTCTATTGTCATTTCTATGATATGCGGTGTATCTGGAACGTCCTTTACATCAGCAGTAAATTGGGACGAGTAAAAAGTACCGCTAAAGATTACAGAATCACTGTTTTTCATTGTAACAAGAACAGACTTGGTCTGGCCGGATGAATCTACAAAGTTTAGTGTGGCACCTGTTCCCTGATTTGTTACAGTCAGCTTGATGGTATCATAGTATGGCGGCAGTGTGGGAAGTGTTGTACCTTGTGCTGTTTGAGGTGATGTACTAGTACTAGGCTGCGATATACCTGACAAGCTGCCAGGTGTAGTTATGGTAGATGTGGAAGATTTATCAGAATATGGTGTTACCTCAAGACCACTTGAGACATTTACTTGAGGAGAGTCTGGTTTTACTGTAAGTTGTACAACTTGGACTGGATCACCCAGATTTGATGAGCAATTATCAAGTTGAATAATACCTGTAAGTTGTTTCTTTCCGTTTATTGTCTGGGCAAGATCAGGTACAGAAATTTGGCATGTATTTCCATTCTTTGCAAATACCTGGCCTATATAGTTTTGTCGTGTCACGAATTGTGGAGCAAGCTGATACACTGTTGTACCACTAGAGTTTGTGTTTGGAACTAGACTGGTATGAATATTGTTTGTGTCTACTGTCTTGTTGGTATTGGATGCAGTAAGGTTGTCTTGCTTGTCACTTGTAGCTCTGTCAATTCTTTCCTTTACCTCATCAAGTGAATGGGCGCTAAACATCTTGGATGCATTTGGTACCAAGATTGCTATGACGGCAATTATTATTCCAATGATTACGAGTTTTCCTATCAAGAGATTTTGTGTCTTGAGATTTTCATAAAAAAGTTCAAATGCATACTATTTGAGCAAGTGTTATAAAATTATCCAGTTATTCTAGGGTTTCAGGCGCAAGCCAGTCAACTATTTTCTCAATATTCTTGGAATGAAGTATTATCTTGATTGGTCCCATTGCAGACTCTTCTGCCTCCTCACAGATTGCTATAACGTCAACAAATGCCGCCTGCTTGTTGAGATAAAACCAGGTGGTATCCCCCTTTGTGTTAAATCTCATCTGCCTCCTATAGACACGGTTGCTTCGGTGTTTTTTGATTGATTCCTGAATTTTTTGCAGACATTTTATGTCATTTGATGTTGCTTTGATGCTTCCCTCCTTGTACTGATATACTACATCAGGCAAGACTTGAGACACTGCAAGTTGTACCTTTTCTGGATCTTCTGATGGGTTTACAGCAGCATAGCCCTCAATCTTGCAGGAAATGTTTGGAGCCTTCAATTCATCCAGCCTTTAATTACATTGTAAGCAGTGTTGACAAGCTCTTCAATTGTCATATTGTTGTTAGATATTGTCTCATCTGCAAGTGCGATAGATTCACTCATTCCCACTCCTATCTCTCTAGAATCTCTTTTTGTAAAATCTTCACGATCAGATGGAGCATCAGTCCTGCCCCGTTCTGTGAGGAACTTGTATCTTGTGTCACCTGATGCATGAATTGCAAGTATCTTTACTGTGCCAATTTTTTTTAAAACATTTACTTCTGCAAGAGATCGTACTCCATCTACAAGAACAACATCAGATTTGGAATTTTGTATATCATCTTTGATTAGTTCTGCAACAGCTCCCGGTCCATTTTTTTCTCGAAGCTCAAGCATTAATTTTCCGAGATTTGCACCTGTTGGATCTATCTTTCTTCGTGTTGCTTCTGCTCTTACTGCATCGCCCATTGTAATTTTTTCAAACCCTTTTGGTTTGAGGCCCTCAGCAATTGTGGTCTTGCCAGCACCTGGCATCCCTGTAAGACAGACAATTAGTTTCACATCCATCAACTTTATTCTCCAGTCTATGAAGCTACCGGAAATTATTATAGATGCCACAAACTGCAATTTCATTGATGCGCACCTTTGTTGCTGTGGAGATTCAGGATGACAGTATTCTTGATGCAATTGCCAAAATTCAATCAGAGTTTAAAATCAAGGCAACCGCTGTAAACAAAAAAAATATGCACTTTACATTGCTTTTTCTTGGAGAGATAACTGAAGAGGCTGCAACAAGTGTAAAAAATGCCTTGTCTACCATTTCGTTCAAGCCAATTGAGGTAAAGTTCACCCATGTTGGGGCATTTCCAAATTCCAGGTCTCCACGAGTCATATGGATTGGAGTTGATGATGTGTCGGCATCCCAGCTTGTAGAGCTTGCAGTTCAGGTAGAGAAAAAACTTGGGCCGCTTGGATTCAAGTCTGACAAGCCATTTAAGGCACATCTTACAATATTTCGAGTAAAAAACAGAATAGATGACATCTCAAAGACAATTGAGAGGTTCAAGGATGTGGATCTTGGAAAGCACACCATCACAGAATTAAAGTTCAAGCAAAGCATCTTAACCCCTAGTGGACCGATATATTCTGACTTGCAGGTGGTTTTAGCAAAATGAGAAACGTACTAGATCAGGCAAGAAAGATTGCCATTCCTACAAGGCAGGAAGAAGAAAAGATAAGAAAAATCGCAGAGGAACTTGTGGAACTTGTAAAAAAGGAGGCGGCAAAAAATTCCGAAGTTACTGAAGTTGAGCTTGGAGGTTCATATGCAAAAGGGACTTGGCTCAAGGGAACTTTAGACCTTGATATCTTTGTCAAGATAAAAAAAGAGATTCCCGTGGAACAGTTTGAAGCTATTGGGAAAAAAATTGGCTTCGATTCCATGAAAAAATTTTCCCCATATGTAAGATATTCAGAGCATCCGTATGTAGAGGCAGAGATTAGAAATACAAAGGTGAATGTTGTACCATGTTATGACGTAGAGATAGGACAATGGAAAAGCGCTGCAGACAGATCATCATTTCACACTAGATTCATACTTGAGAAGTTAGATTCAGAAAAGAAAAACGAAGTTAGGTTACTCAAAAAATTTCTTAGAGGTGTTGACATTTACGGTGCAGAAATTGCCAAGGAAGGACTTGGAGGGTATGTCTCAGAAGTTTTGATATATCACTATGGAAGTTTTATCAAGGTGTTGGAGGCTGCTGCCAACTTTGCGCACGGCCAGGTGATAGGAAATCCAACTAAAAAATTTGATACTGCATTGGTATTGATAGACCCAATAGACAGCAATAGAAATCTTGGTACTGCAATATCGCCACAAAATTTGGGCAGATTCATACTTGCTGCAAGAGCATATCTAAAAAAACCATCACTTGAATTTTTCAATGGTAAAAGACAAATACAGAATTTACAAAATTTACGAAACACGCTTGTAGTCAAGTTCAACTACAAGTGGAGAAGTCCTGACATAATTTGGGGACAAGCTAAAAGGGGTGCAACTGCACTTGCAGTGCAGCTGGAACTTGGGGGATTCCAAGTATTGCAGAAAGGCGCAATAGTAGACGAAAAATCAGAGGCTGCAA encodes:
- a CDS encoding SIR2 family NAD-dependent protein deacylase, which encodes MWDAISEKLQDAEKIVFVTGAGISQESGIPTFRGKEGLWRKYDPMQLATIDAFYQDPKLVWEWYEERRRNILDAKPNPGHLAIAELGKYKNVHVLTQNIDSLHQRAGSKNVYELHGSIITIKCTVCSFKDKITTGFSQLPPLCKCGNMLRPDVVWFGEALPQDVWEHAMKQASTCDIMIVVGTSLAVSPANLLPVYAKQNGATMVEANTDPTPMSDIMDISLRESAASALPRLVNIVSG
- a CDS encoding RNA-binding domain-containing protein, producing the protein MKAPNISCKIEGYAAVNPSEDPEKVQLAVSQVLPDVVYQYKEGSIKATSNDIKCLQKIQESIKKHRSNRVYRRQMRFNTKGDTTWFYLNKQAAFVDVIAICEEAEESAMGPIKIILHSKNIEKIVDWLAPETLE
- a CDS encoding AAA family ATPase; the encoded protein is MDVKLIVCLTGMPGAGKTTIAEGLKPKGFEKITMGDAVRAEATRRKIDPTGANLGKLMLELREKNGPGAVAELIKDDIQNSKSDVVLVDGVRSLAEVNVLKKIGTVKILAIHASGDTRYKFLTERGRTDAPSDREDFTKRDSREIGVGMSESIALADETISNNNMTIEELVNTAYNVIKGWMN
- the thpR gene encoding RNA 2',3'-cyclic phosphodiesterase, with translation MPQTAISLMRTFVAVEIQDDSILDAIAKIQSEFKIKATAVNKKNMHFTLLFLGEITEEAATSVKNALSTISFKPIEVKFTHVGAFPNSRSPRVIWIGVDDVSASQLVELAVQVEKKLGPLGFKSDKPFKAHLTIFRVKNRIDDISKTIERFKDVDLGKHTITELKFKQSILTPSGPIYSDLQVVLAK
- the cca gene encoding CCA tRNA nucleotidyltransferase, producing the protein MRNVLDQARKIAIPTRQEEEKIRKIAEELVELVKKEAAKNSEVTEVELGGSYAKGTWLKGTLDLDIFVKIKKEIPVEQFEAIGKKIGFDSMKKFSPYVRYSEHPYVEAEIRNTKVNVVPCYDVEIGQWKSAADRSSFHTRFILEKLDSEKKNEVRLLKKFLRGVDIYGAEIAKEGLGGYVSEVLIYHYGSFIKVLEAAANFAHGQVIGNPTKKFDTALVLIDPIDSNRNLGTAISPQNLGRFILAARAYLKKPSLEFFNGKRQIQNLQNLRNTLVVKFNYKWRSPDIIWGQAKRGATALAVQLELGGFQVLQKGAIVDEKSEAAMLFLLHSTTIEKFMVKNGPDVFRRPESENFILRNSKNKLTWIDDNAKILSLQQREFHDAKKFLQALLKKNLSKAGIPNGIDADMKRGFSVIEGHRVASKSIKKALAELTSTNELIFGSSK